DNA sequence from the Streptomyces tsukubensis genome:
CCGGGCCCATCTCGACGAGGAGGGGCAGGGCACGGTCGCGGTCGACGAGGTCGTCGGCCGGGCCGTGGTGATCGCCTGGCCCGTACGCCACTGGACCCGGCTCGACGGGCAGGAGGTCTACTCCTCCGTACCGAACGTACAGACGGACGAGGGGGCGGCCACAGGTCCGTCGCATACCCTGTCGTCCCAGGACCACAAAGGAATGGCCGTCCTCCCGAGCCCTGCGGAACTCTCGCTCGTTATGGGAGTGACGGGTCTGCTCGTCCTGCGGAGACTCCCGGGGCCTGCGGGTGGACGGTTCACACACAGACTGAGGAGTTGATGTGGGGGACGTGGCGGTCGGCGCGCGGTCCGGACACGAGCAGCCGGAGGACAGGCCCGAGGGCCCCGACGGGCCCCCCGGGGCCCCGGGAGCTGCCGGGTCCCCGGCTGCGTCGGCGTCCGCCGCGCCGCCGGTGGCCACGTCCTCCGTGGCCGCTTCGTTGAAGAGCGGCGACGGAGAGCAGGCGGCAGGCGGTGCGGGCGGACCCGGCGGGCCGCTCGGACCGGGCGCGCCGCGCGACGGCGGCTCGGGCGGCTCCGGCGGCGGTGCCTCCGTACCCCCGTCGTCGGACGGCTCCTCGTCCGGAGGCTCCTCCGGTACGGGTGAAGGCGAAGACGACGAGGACGAGACCCGCCCCCGCGCCCAGCGATCGTTCTGGAAGGAACTGCCGATCCTGATCGGCATCGCCCTGGTGCTGGCCCTGCTGATCAAGACCTTCCTGGTCCAGGCGTTCTCCATCCCCTCGGACTCCATGCAGAACACCCTCCAGCGCGGTGACCGGGTGCTGGTGGACAAGCTGACCCCGTGGTTCGGCTCCGAGCCGGAGCGCGGCGAGGTCGTCGTCTTCCACGATCCGGGCGGCTGGCTGGAGGGCGAGCCCACGCCCGAGCCCAATGTGATGCAGAAGTTCCTCAGCTTCATCGGCCTGATGCCGTCGGCCGAGGAGAAGGACCTGATCAAGCGGACGATCGCCATCGGCGGCGACACCGTGGAGTGCAAGAAGGGCGGGCCGGTCAAGGTCAACGGCGTCGCGCTCGACGAGCCGTACATCTTCCCCGGCGACACCCCCTGCGACGACCAGCCCTTCGGTCCGCTGACGGTCCCCAAGGACAAGATCTGGGTGATGGGCGACCACCGCTCCAACTCCCGGGACTCCCGCTACCACACCGAGGACGTCAACGGCGGCTTCGTCCCGGTCGACAAGGTCGTCGGACGCGCCGTGGTGATCGCCTGGCCGCTGAACCGCTGGGCGACCCTGCCGATCCCCTCGACGTACGACCAGAAGGGCATCAACGAGCACGCCGCGGCCCTGATCAGCTCCTCCGCACCGGCGGCCATGGGCGCGCTCGGCGCCGTACCGCTGGTGCTGTGGCGCAGGCGCCGGCTGATCGCCCGCGAGACCGCGGCGCAGATCACCGCGGGAAGGACGCCGGAAGCCCCGTAAGGGGGCCGCAGCCCGGGATACCGCCCGATAGGGTGCCGTCCCGGGGCAGGGCGCGCGGGATCGCCGCGCGCCCGGACGCCCCCGCGAGCCGGGGGAGCGCTGGGATGGCAACAGGACGTACGGACGACGGCCACGGCCGGCTCGGCAGCAGACTGTCGGGGCTGGCCGTGGCCGTCGGCTGTGTGCTCTTCCTCGGCGGCTTCGTCTGGGGCGCCCTGCTCTACCAGCCGTACCAGGTGCCGACGGACTCGATGACCCCGTCCGTGGGCGTCGGCGACCGGGTGCTCGCCGAGCGCATCGACGGGGACGAGGTACGGCGTGGGGACATCGTGGTGTTCCGGGAGGCCGCCTGGGGCGACGCACCGATGATCAAACGGGTGGTCGGCGTCGGCGGTGACACCGTCGCCTGCTGCGGCCGGGACGGGCGGCTCACGGTCAACGGGACGGCCGTCGACGAACCGTACGTCCGCGGCGGCGGACCCGCGTCGCCCACCGGCTTCAGCACCACCGTCCCCGAGGGGAAGCTCTTTCTCCTCGGCGACGAACGCGGCAGCTCCCTCGACTCCCGCACCCATCTCCAGGACGCCGCCGGAGGAGCGGTACCCCGCTCCGCGGTGGAGGCCCGGGTCGACGCCGTCGTCTGGCCCCTGCCCGGATCCTTCCCGGAGCGGCCCGGGGCCTTCGGAGACCTGCCGGGCGGAATCTCCCGCCCCGGGCCGCTGGAGCCGCTGCTGTGGGCCATGGCCGCCGGCACCGTGCTGATCTTCGGCGGATCGGCGTACGGCCCGGCCGCCCGGAAACTCGGCGGAAAGCGGCGCAACAAGGCGGCGACCGGTGTCCGCTGAACCGAACCCGGCCCCGGAACCGAACCCGGCCCCGGAACCGAACCCGGCCCCGGAACCGGACCCGGGCACTCCGGGCGGGCCCCGGAGGGCCGCCCGTGTCGTCCTCCTGGACCCCGACGACCGCATCCTGCTGATCCACGGACACGAGCCGGACCATCCCGCCATCAGCTGGTGGTTCACCCCCGGCGGCGGACTGGAGAGCGGCGAGACCCATGAACAGGCCGCCCTCAGAGAACTGGCCGAGGAGACCGGAATCACCGATGTACGTCTCGGCCCCGTCATCTGGCGGCGGCACTGCTCCTTCCCCTTCGACGGACGCCGCTGGGAACAGGACGAGTGGTACTACCTGGCACGTACGGCGCAGATCACGACGAGGCCCCGGGGCCTGACCGACCTGGAACGGCGCAGCGTCACCGGGCTGAGGTGGTGGACCTCCGCCGAACTGTCCGCGGCGCATGAGACGGTGTACCCGACCAGGCTCGCCGAGCTGCTGCGCACATTGCTCGACGAGGGCCCTCCGCGGACGCCGGTGGTCCTCGACCCCGAAATCGCCTAGGGGCGGGAGCCGCTGGCGCACAATGGGGGGACGCACGGCTGAAGGGGAACATGCCATGAGCGCCGAGGACCTCGAAAAGTACGAGACCGAGATGGAGCTGAAGCTCTACCGGGAGTACCGGGACGTCGTCGGGCTGTTCAAATACGTGATCGAGACCGAGCGCCGCTTCTACCTCACCAACGACTACGAGATGCAGGTCCACTCGGTGCAGGGAGAGGTCTTCTTCGAGGTCTCCATGGCCGACGCCTGGGTGTGGGACATGTACCGGCCGGCGAGGTTCGTGAAACAGGTCCGGGTCCTCACGTTCAAGGACGTCAACATCGAAGAGCTGAACAAGAGCGACCTCGAACTCCCGGGCGGCTAGACCGGCTCCGGTGGTTCTTGTGGCTCCTGCGGATCTCGCCGGGCTCGGGTGATAGCGGAACCGGCCCGGCCGGGGGACCCCCCGGGCCGGGCTTCCGCCGGGGACCCTCCCGCCCCCTCCCGACCCATCCCAGCCTCTCCCAACGCCTCCGCACGGCCACCGGCTCACCCGCACGGGTGAGCAGCTTTTCCACAACCCGCCGGTTATCCACCAAGATCCACACGCCGGCGGGCGGCACGTCACCCTCGGTGCCAGGAGGTGGTGCCGAGATGAACGCCACAGGGGCACTCGGACAGTACGGCGAGGACCTCGCGGTACGGCTGCTGGCCGATGCCGGAATGACGGTCCTCGCCCGCAACTGGCGATACGGACGCACCGGCGAGATCGACATCGTCGCCCGCGACGGCGACACCGTGGTGGTCTGCGAGGTCAAGACCCGAAGGGCCGGCCCCTTCGAGCACCCGATGCAGGCCATCACACCCACCAAAGCCGCCCGGCTGCGGCACCTGGCCGAAGGCTGGCTGGAGCGGCACGGCGGACCACCACCGGGCGGCATCCGCATCGACCTCGTCGGCGTACTGCTGCCCCGGCGCGGAGCCCCCGTCGTCGAACACGCCAAGGGGGTGGCCTGATGGGATTCGCCCGCGCCTGCTCCGTCGCCCTCGTCGGGGTCGAAGGCGTCGTCGTGGAGGTCCAGGCAGACCTCGAACCCGGCATCGCCGCCTTCACCCTCGTCGGACTCCCCGACAAGAGCCTCACCGAGAGCCGCGACCGGGTCAGGGCCGCCGTCGTGAACTCCGGAGCCGAATGGCCCCAGAAGAAACTGACCGTCGGCCTCAGCCCCGCCTCCGTCCCCAAGGGCGGCAGCGGATTCGACCTCGCCGTCGCCTGCGCCGTCCTCGGCGCCGCCGAACGCGTCGACGCCCGCGCCATCGCAGACCTCGTCCTCATCGGTGAACTGGGACTCGACGGACGCGTCCGGCCGGTCCGCGGAGTCCTGCCCGCCGTCCTCGCCGCCGCCGAAGCCGGCTACCGCCAGATCGTCGTCCCCGAACAGTCCGCCGGTGAGGCGTCCCTCGTCCCCGGCGTTTCGGTCCTCGGCGTCCGCAGCCTCCGCCAGCTCATCGCCGTCCTCAACGACGAACCCGTCCCCGCCGAAGAACCCGTCTCCGACGGCCCCGACCCCATGCTCGCCGGACTGATGGTCCCCGGCGCCGGAGTCGGCACCGGACTCGCCAACTGCCCCCAAGGCCACCGCGACCTCACCGACGTCGCAGGCCAGCACCTCGCCCGCACCGCCCTGGAGATCGCCGCCGCCGGCGGACACCACCTCCTGCTCTCCGGCCCGCCCGGCGCCGGAAAGACCATGCTCGCCGAACGGCTCGCCGGCATCCTCCCGCCCCTGACCCGGCGCGAATCCCTGGAAGTCACCGCCGTCCACTCGGTCGCCGGGATCCTCCCGCCCGGCCAGCCGCTCGTCCGCCGCGCCCCCTACTGCGCCCCGCACCACTCTGCGACCATGCCCGCCCTCGTCGGCGGCGGCAACGGACTGCCCCGCCCCGGAGCCGTATCCCTCGCCCACCGTGGGGTCCTCTTTCTGGACGAAGCGCCAGAATTCACCGTCAAAGCCCTCGATGCGCTCCGGCAACCCCTGGAGTCCGGCCAGGTCGTCATCGCCCGCAGTGGCGGAGTGGTTCGGCTCCCCGCCCGCTTCCTGATGGTCCTCGCCGCCAACCCCTGCCCCTGCGGCCGCCACTCCGCCCAGGGCGGCGGCTGCGAATGCCCGCCCGCCGTCATCCGCCGCTACCAGGCCCGGCTCTCCGGACCCCTGCTCGACCGGGTCGACCTCCGGGTCCGGGTCGACCCCGTCCACCGTGCCGACCTGATGGGTCAGGGCGGCCGTGGAGAGTCCAGCGCCGCCGTCGCGGACCGCGTCCAACAGGCCCGCAGCCGCGCCGCCGACCGTCTCGACGACACCCCCTGGACCGTCAACAGCGAAATCCCCGGCCATGAACTCCGCACCCGCTGGCCTGTCGAACCCGGCGCCCTGACCGGCCCCGAACGCGATATGGAACGGGGACTCCTCACCGCCCGCGGACTCGACCGCGTCCTCCGCGTCGCCTGGACCATCGCTGACCTCGCGGGCCGCGACCGCCCGGAACCCCGGGACGTCGACCTCGCCCTCGAACTCCGCACCGGAGTACCCCGCGGCACCACCATCCCCACCGGGGGAGGCCCGCGATGACCGGCCACGACCCCCACCACCCCGCACCCGCCGGAACCGGACCTGCTTCGGTTCCCGTTCCCGGACACCGGCACCCGCCCGACGACCGGGACCGCATCGCCCGCGCCGCACTCACCCGCATCATCGAACCGGGCGACCCCCGGGCCGGACAGTGGCTCGACCGGCTCGGCGCCGGTGAACTGCTCGACCGGATCACCACCTCCACCGACAGCCCCCACGGCGAATCCCCACTCCCCGGCGCCGGCCCGCGCAGACTCGCCGCCTACCGGGCCCGCGCCGCCACCGCCGACCCCCACCGCGACCTGGACACCATCACCGCCGCCGGCGGCCGCTTCATCTGCCCTGGTGACCCCGACTGGCCCACCCAACTCGACGACCTCGGCCCCACCCGCCCCATCGGGCTCTGGACCAGAGGACAGGCCCCCCTCAGAACCTGGGCCCTGCGCTCCGTCGCCGTCGTCGGCGCCCGCGCCTGCACCCCCTACGGCACCCATATGGCCACCACCCTCGCCACCGGCCTCGCTGAACGCGGCTGGGTCGTCGTCTCGGGAGCCGCCTTCGGTATCGACGGCGCCGCCCACCGCGGCGCCCTGGCCGCCGACGGTGCCACCGCCGCCGTACTCGCCTGCGGCGTCGACGTCTGCTACCCCGCCGGACACACCGAACTCCTCCGCCGCATCACCCAACAAGGAATCGTCATCGGTGAGCTGCCACCCGGCGACCACCCCACTCGCAGCCGCTTCGTCCTCCGCAACCGCGTCATCGCCGCACTCACCCGGGGCACGATCGTCGTGGAAGCCACCTACCGCAGCGGCTCCCTCGTCACCGCCCGCCACGCCCGCGAACTCGGACGCCACGTCATGGGCGTTCCCGGACCCGCCACCAGCGCCCTCTCCGCCGGAGTCCACGAACTGCTGCGCGCCGAAGGCACCCTGGTCACCGACGCGGACGACGTGATCGAAATGACCGGCCGGATCGGTGAACTGACACCCCGGCGACGCGGACCCGTCCACCCGGAGGACTTCCTGGACCCCGAAAGTGCCCGAGTCCTCGAAGCGCTCCCCGCCCGCGGCAGCGCCCACCCCGCGAATCTGGCCACCGCAGCGGGAACGACCACCGACAGAACGCTCGCCAGACTGTACGAACTCCACGCGCTGGGATTCGTCGAACGCACGGGGGAGAACTGGACCCTGGCCCCCCGCGCACATCACGAGTCGAACACG
Encoded proteins:
- the lepB gene encoding signal peptidase I, with amino-acid sequence MAVGARSGHEQPEDRPEGPDGPPGAPGAAGSPAASASAAPPVATSSVAASLKSGDGEQAAGGAGGPGGPLGPGAPRDGGSGGSGGGASVPPSSDGSSSGGSSGTGEGEDDEDETRPRAQRSFWKELPILIGIALVLALLIKTFLVQAFSIPSDSMQNTLQRGDRVLVDKLTPWFGSEPERGEVVVFHDPGGWLEGEPTPEPNVMQKFLSFIGLMPSAEEKDLIKRTIAIGGDTVECKKGGPVKVNGVALDEPYIFPGDTPCDDQPFGPLTVPKDKIWVMGDHRSNSRDSRYHTEDVNGGFVPVDKVVGRAVVIAWPLNRWATLPIPSTYDQKGINEHAAALISSSAPAAMGALGAVPLVLWRRRRLIARETAAQITAGRTPEAP
- the lepB gene encoding signal peptidase I; its protein translation is MATGRTDDGHGRLGSRLSGLAVAVGCVLFLGGFVWGALLYQPYQVPTDSMTPSVGVGDRVLAERIDGDEVRRGDIVVFREAAWGDAPMIKRVVGVGGDTVACCGRDGRLTVNGTAVDEPYVRGGGPASPTGFSTTVPEGKLFLLGDERGSSLDSRTHLQDAAGGAVPRSAVEARVDAVVWPLPGSFPERPGAFGDLPGGISRPGPLEPLLWAMAAGTVLIFGGSAYGPAARKLGGKRRNKAATGVR
- a CDS encoding NUDIX hydrolase produces the protein MSAEPNPAPEPNPAPEPNPAPEPDPGTPGGPRRAARVVLLDPDDRILLIHGHEPDHPAISWWFTPGGGLESGETHEQAALRELAEETGITDVRLGPVIWRRHCSFPFDGRRWEQDEWYYLARTAQITTRPRGLTDLERRSVTGLRWWTSAELSAAHETVYPTRLAELLRTLLDEGPPRTPVVLDPEIA
- a CDS encoding DUF2469 domain-containing protein; protein product: MSAEDLEKYETEMELKLYREYRDVVGLFKYVIETERRFYLTNDYEMQVHSVQGEVFFEVSMADAWVWDMYRPARFVKQVRVLTFKDVNIEELNKSDLELPGG
- a CDS encoding YraN family protein; amino-acid sequence: MNATGALGQYGEDLAVRLLADAGMTVLARNWRYGRTGEIDIVARDGDTVVVCEVKTRRAGPFEHPMQAITPTKAARLRHLAEGWLERHGGPPPGGIRIDLVGVLLPRRGAPVVEHAKGVA
- a CDS encoding YifB family Mg chelatase-like AAA ATPase produces the protein MGFARACSVALVGVEGVVVEVQADLEPGIAAFTLVGLPDKSLTESRDRVRAAVVNSGAEWPQKKLTVGLSPASVPKGGSGFDLAVACAVLGAAERVDARAIADLVLIGELGLDGRVRPVRGVLPAVLAAAEAGYRQIVVPEQSAGEASLVPGVSVLGVRSLRQLIAVLNDEPVPAEEPVSDGPDPMLAGLMVPGAGVGTGLANCPQGHRDLTDVAGQHLARTALEIAAAGGHHLLLSGPPGAGKTMLAERLAGILPPLTRRESLEVTAVHSVAGILPPGQPLVRRAPYCAPHHSATMPALVGGGNGLPRPGAVSLAHRGVLFLDEAPEFTVKALDALRQPLESGQVVIARSGGVVRLPARFLMVLAANPCPCGRHSAQGGGCECPPAVIRRYQARLSGPLLDRVDLRVRVDPVHRADLMGQGGRGESSAAVADRVQQARSRAADRLDDTPWTVNSEIPGHELRTRWPVEPGALTGPERDMERGLLTARGLDRVLRVAWTIADLAGRDRPEPRDVDLALELRTGVPRGTTIPTGGGPR
- the dprA gene encoding DNA-processing protein DprA, which encodes MTGHDPHHPAPAGTGPASVPVPGHRHPPDDRDRIARAALTRIIEPGDPRAGQWLDRLGAGELLDRITTSTDSPHGESPLPGAGPRRLAAYRARAATADPHRDLDTITAAGGRFICPGDPDWPTQLDDLGPTRPIGLWTRGQAPLRTWALRSVAVVGARACTPYGTHMATTLATGLAERGWVVVSGAAFGIDGAAHRGALAADGATAAVLACGVDVCYPAGHTELLRRITQQGIVIGELPPGDHPTRSRFVLRNRVIAALTRGTIVVEATYRSGSLVTARHARELGRHVMGVPGPATSALSAGVHELLRAEGTLVTDADDVIEMTGRIGELTPRRRGPVHPEDFLDPESARVLEALPARGSAHPANLATAAGTTTDRTLARLYELHALGFVERTGENWTLAPRAHHESNTRRGGP